In the Brettanomyces nanus chromosome 1, complete sequence genome, CTTAGAAAGGCTGCTTTTGCTCCAGTTGCCATCacaagttctttgaacttgGTGTTTTTCCAGTTTGCATGCTTCTTGTTAGAAATCTTTCTCACGGAATTGTATCAGGGACCAGGGAAATCCTTCTTGGCTTTGGTTCCTACTATTGTTGTTTGCACTATTGTCCCTATTTGCACCGCAATATACTCTGCCGTGGCCAACGTTTACCTATCCTTTGAAAACAACCCTACTGAGGCCACTCAGTCCAAGTCATTGCTCTTCAAGATGTTTGTCTACAACTTCTTAGCTAGCTATATTCCTCTTTACATCACCTCCTTTATCTATTTGCCTGTCGGTTACAAGGTCAATCCATATTTGTCTACCATCGACCAATACACACAGATTCTTACCAATTCAACTATATACTTGTCCAGCTACAAGATCCCTCTCAAAACATCCAATTACTCAGTTAACAACTTGAGATTAATCAACCAGTTCAGTTATTTTATTGTCACCAACCAAATAATTGGCCTCTTTATGGAATACGGACTTCCATTCGTTCTTCACAAGCTTTCCGCTGCTCCACTTGTTGGAAAATTCCTTGGGGGCGTGGAAGTCGTTGATACCACGGactctgatgatgagaaagacCTTTTGAACGATCTTAGATCCAAACTAACGCTTCCTTCTTATAATATCAACGATGAATACAGACAGATGGTTATTCAATTTGGTTTCATGATGTTGTTTGGTCCTACTTGGTCCATTGGAGCCGCTATTTCTTTAGTTGTCGAGCTAATTCAAACCAGAGgagatttcttcaagttgcTTAAGCTTGTTCAACCTCCCATCCCAGATAGATCAGATTCATCCTACCCATGGCCTTTCTTCCTGAAGGTTTTGCTTATTATTGGATCATTCACTTCTGTTTGTATCACTTTAATGTACAATGGAGGGGATCTTGTTTCATATACTGATCATACATCCGTCAAGGCAAATTGGCTTTATATTCTTCCTTTTGCTTTCTTGACATGCTTTACCACGCAGATTGTCATTTATATCGGTGAAGTCGTCATTGACGAATATTACACGGATCCGGGTTCTGTAATTGCAAAAAGAGAGGAACAATTACAGAAGATTGTGAAATCCGTGGACGAAAAGGATACTTCTTTGCCCAACGATACTGAAGCCTTGATCTCCAAGGCAATTCAAACCTTGATTCCTGGACAGTCCAAGAAAACCAAAAAAATCAACTGAGTTTAACTTAtacttctctcttctttaaatCACTATAACAATTATAACTATGTCCTCACAATATCAACCCTAGCTCTCTTCCAAATGTTATTTAAATAAATgttttcatcaactttatCGAAATCCTTTAGGTTTGGCGTCTTCACTGTCATCACGGCGTAAGTTCCATTACTATTCATTCTGACAAAATGTCCCGGATTGATCACCACCACATTCTTCACCACTTTGGCAAAATGCTTTAGCTCTGAAGGAATTATCAGCACATCTGGAAGTGAGTCTGCAAACTCAGTTAATCCCATATAGGGCACATGCAAATCTGCGCCTGAAACGATTAATTGATCCCGATTATGTGGGTCATCCGAAGAGAGAATTGAGCTTCTTTTACGTTTGATTCCACCGGGAAACACAGGATAGTACCGCCTCTGCTCCAATACGTGCTCTGAAACCCTATTAAATCGGGATTCACTAAGATTATTTCCGCCAGTGACGTCCTTTAAATCTCTAAACACATCGTTGTTGGAACAACCGATAAGAGCTTCGTTCAAGGAAAATGTAGCCGGATTTGGAAAGCATTTGAAGTTTTTAGTGAGCCCCATAGCTTTCCTATCAAACATCTCCTGCGGATAGGCAGCATGATCCGTAGTAGCATCCCTAGTAGAAGGTATAAGAATGACTTGATGGCACGTTAGTCGTTTCAAGATGGGTGCAATAACATACTTAAAAACCTGGTCCAAGGTCTTCGGTTCCTTTTCCAAATCAGGGAAACTGAGAGTACCTTCTTTTATTTGACTATGTGTGACATCAAGAAAAGGCCCAAACATTATTATGGTTATAGGTTTGACTTCTTGGTTCATTCTATCAACAAATTcggaaagaagatcaaagCTCAATTTTCCGTTGGGGGTATAAGGACCCGCTGTGACAATTATTTTCATATTTTGTCCATGTAATTGGTCCTCGTAAGAATGAAGATCATCCAATGTAGATACAGGCGCCCCTAAATAGGGAATCTCGTACCTTTGGATAACTTTAAACAAATCTCCCGTCGGATTAATACCTCTCAAGCAAACAATCTGACCTGGAAAGAATGAATAATCCTTCAACtcattcaaattcaacCTTACGCGTTGTCCAATACCTCCAGAGCGTGACGATTCCAAGAATATGGAATGAGCATTGAGATCAGCATCAAATTCAGAGGTAGGAGAGTCTGGAACTATTCTTCCAATAGTCAAGATCTCAGTCTGTGACTGTATATTAGGGTTTCCAAACTCATTTTGATCGAATTTATAGTGATCAAGAACAATCTGGGCAGTTCTATCGATCTGATCATCGAGATAGTCGGCCACTTCAAGTAATTTCTGGTTCATAGTGCGAAATTTGTATTTTGTAGGGTCGAAGTTAGCCACCAACCTGAGCTTGTTAGGCTGAGAAGCACCTTCAACCGCAGTTTTATCCTCACTAATGATATCACCATTCAAAGTCTCTAAAATGCAGCCCGACTTCTGATTCTGTACGTTATGAGATGGAGTGCTTTCATGATCACTACTGGTTGCAAAAGGAGGGGACGATCCACgagcagaaaagaaagcagcaTCCTCGGAGTTTCGTGATTGCGGAGTCTCCAATTTTCGCCGCTTATGCGTCGACGACATAGGAGTGGAAGGCAGTACGCTACTCATACTAACATTAGGCGTAGCTCTAACAACAGATCTTTTTGCAtggcttgaagaaggtgttTTCTGACTTTCcttgatgatcttcttttgaatatACTCCTGTAAATGAATTAGATTCTCAACGGTTAGTTGAATATCTTCGTCGACAGTAGAAGACGTCACAACATAGGTTTCCCACTTCAAGAACAACTCCTCCGGTGtcaatccaaagagatcaatCAATTCCTCACATTTCTTGATAACGTTCGGCTC is a window encoding:
- a CDS encoding uncharacterized protein (BUSCO:EOG09341DRE) — protein: MSVSIGSQIVAKFGPKADEPNVIKKCEELIDLFGLTPEELFLKWETYVVTSSTVDEDIQLTVENLIHLQEYIQKKIIKESQKTPSSSHAKRSVVRATPNVSMSSVLPSTPMSSTHKRRKLETPQSRNSEDAAFFSARGSSPPFATSSDHESTPSHNVQNQKSGCILETLNGDIISEDKTAVEGASQPNKLRLVANFDPTKYKFRTMNQKLLEVADYLDDQIDRTAQIVLDHYKFDQNEFGNPNIQSQTEILTIGRIVPDSPTSEFDADLNAHSIFLESSRSGGIGQRVRLNLNELKDYSFFPGQIVCLRGINPTGDLFKVIQRYEIPYLGAPVSTLDDLHSYEDQLHGQNMKIIVTAGPYTPNGKLSFDLLSEFVDRMNQEVKPITIIMFGPFLDVTHSQIKEGTLSFPDLEKEPKTLDQVFKYVIAPILKRLTCHQVILIPSTRDATTDHAAYPQEMFDRKAMGLTKNFKCFPNPATFSLNEALIGCSNNDVFRDLKDVTGGNNLSESRFNRVSEHVLEQRRYYPVFPGGIKRKRSSILSSDDPHNRDQLIVSGADLHVPYMGLTEFADSLPDVLIIPSELKHFAKVVKNVVVINPGHFVRMNSNGTYAVMTVKTPNLKDFDKVDENIYLNNIWKRARVDIVRT